Below is a genomic region from Rosa chinensis cultivar Old Blush chromosome 5, RchiOBHm-V2, whole genome shotgun sequence.
ATCCTCGTTGGCCTCCAGACCATCAGCATTAGCCTCGACTTCACTCTCCGAGTGCTCGGAACCCCGCACCTCATGACCATCACCCTCAGGTACCAACTTGCTACCGGAAGAGCCCTCTCCTACTGGTCTGGGTTGAAGCGCCCTCCGAGCACGGGCCTTTAGAGTCGAGGCCGGGATAAACCGGTTTAGACGCCTATTCCCATCTCCACCTACCTGAGCTTCGAACACCAAGGAAGAGCCAGCCGCCGAGGTGTTATCAACCCTAGCCATAACCTGATCCAGATTTCTCCTCGTTGGGGTAATAGATTCCCTTAAAGCCGCATCTAGAGGCGTGCCAGAACACGACAGTCCCACATGGGTGAACTTGCCACAATCAAATTGCAGCGTCCAAACATATTCTCGAAAAAGAATTCTAGGTCAGCATCAATCCCGTCTTCCACCATGAAACAATGATGGAGGACAATCGGTACTCAAATCCGGATTCAACCTGTGTAGAACTCAGTCGTGTCTTTTTCCAAATGCCGCCCTAGTGTGTAGCCTAGCCTACGAAGACACCTATCAGGACGGAACGCCGGAGGGAGGCCTTTGATCTTCACCTAGAAAGCCAGTGAATTTAGCAGTACAACTCTAATTTGCCCAACACCATCATATTGTGCCAGAACAACAGGAGCACGATCGAAGCCCCAAGGACATCCCCGAAGTATTCTATTCTGGTCCGACAGGTCAGACAGAGTAAAAAGGAACCTGTCATCATGCTCTTGCACCGTATATCTACCATTGAGTCTCCAAGCCCTTCTGAACATATTCATGAAAGATTGCTTATTGAAAGCCCTAGCTGTCAAAAGCTTGCCAACCAAGTAAGTTTGTGAGTTGCGCAAGCCCTCTCCTCATGGTGGCCTCAGTCCACCAGTCTCCAACCATCAACCAATCCCAGAGAGGCCACCAACCTCATCGCCATCTCATCCACAGCATCCATGATCGCAAAATTCAATCGCAGAAAAACATAGGGTTTTCTGCTCTCTGACGTACACTTGCTCTAGGCGGCTAGGGTTTTGTGGTGTTATAACTTTGGCTAATATATTATTAGTTTGGTTCTTTAGTTGGCAAGAACTGACCTGTGATAATCAATATTATTGTAATAGTAAATTTATGATCAGCTTATTGACATATATACCCTTCCTCCACATAAATGATGTGTTGAATGAAGAAAATGATGGAATAATTCTAATTGATGGATTTGTATATTCcattatttcaaaaattttacatAACTAGTAATTATTTCATTTAAACGCACATGCCAAGGGTGATTATGTAGAGCATTTCAAAGaatttaacaaataaaaatttagaACTGAAGAACCATGATATCAAGCTTGTTGTTGAACCATTTCTGTCCTCATGGCTTCGGAGTGTTAGGAATATGAAAGGGTGCTAGTGTAATTTTGTTATGCTTATAAATAGGCTGTTGATGTACTGTTCACAATTAATAGAGAATATGCGATGTAGCCCATTCAGTTTTATACGCTTTCTCTTGCCCTTTCTTTCATCTTCTTCGTCCTTCGTCTCTGGTTCAATAGCTCAGCTTTCACGGAGCAAGACCAGCCTTGAGCTTTTGAATAGTGGCTACATCAGTCTTGAAGGATAAAGCCAAGACATTGTCATCGATGTAGGTGGCAAACAAAGTGGTAGGAATTGACACGGTTCCTGCACTTGAACTTCCAAAGGCAGAGATTGCTATAGCAGGGTTTTCTGAGTCAGCATTATATTGGAAGTGCACAAGTCCCTTGGGAATAACAAACAGGTCACCTGCCTGAAGAGTCTGAGTAAAGAGGTTATTCTTTGTGTCGACAAAGCCAACTTCAAGGCTTCCGTCAACAAGGAAGAGGAGCTCAGCGGAGCGAGGATGAGTGTGTGGTGGGTTAGCAGTGCCAGCTGGGAATATATGGACGGCATATGAAACACTCTGCCCATTAAGAGCAGGGAACTCAGCCGAGGTTGCATTCAGTACTGTGTGAAAGGTTTTGGGCTCGTCTCCTCCAACAAGAACACGCATGCCAGTGTATGTGAAGAAGTTTGCATCTACTGTTCCATTTGGAGGCGCAACAAAGTCACTAAGAATGTCTGGATCTCCTGCCAATGTCATTTGAACAATGGCAAGTGAACAAATTAGTAGTGAGAAGTATTTGAGACTGGAAGTTCTTGAAGCCATGGTTTGAACTTGGATTAATCTTTTGATGTGTACTGTGGTATTGCTGGATGTGATACTGGCTAGATAAACCAGATATAAATAGTCAATTGGGTTGAAACCGCGTCAACTAAAAGAAATATAATGATTATTGCTGCAGGCCTTTCTGATATAAACTGGAGATGTATACAATGCCTTTCTTGTTGTAGTAGGAGTTCTACAGttgtttattattaatttttcttgAAATAGATACTATGAACTCGACAACTTCTGCTTGCCACCATCGATCGTTTTGTTGCAATAAAACTG
It encodes:
- the LOC112166721 gene encoding putative germin-like protein 9-2, producing the protein MASRTSSLKYFSLLICSLAIVQMTLAGDPDILSDFVAPPNGTVDANFFTYTGMRVLVGGDEPKTFHTVLNATSAEFPALNGQSVSYAVHIFPAGTANPPHTHPRSAELLFLVDGSLEVGFVDTKNNLFTQTLQAGDLFVIPKGLVHFQYNADSENPAIAISAFGSSSAGTVSIPTTLFATYIDDNVLALSFKTDVATIQKLKAGLAP